In Haliotis asinina isolate JCU_RB_2024 chromosome 15, JCU_Hal_asi_v2, whole genome shotgun sequence, one DNA window encodes the following:
- the LOC137265907 gene encoding solute carrier family 23 member 2-like — protein MTAEDHPSQQPGKARGKNKRIIYGVEATPSIPLWFVFGLQQTVMCITGTLSIPFLITRQICASHLTDVTARLLSVSFFMCGVATLLQDTIGIRLPIIQGGSHTFIPPIVAMMSLKKWECPADDIAAGNETMEAAWMPRIREIQGNLILASLTQVVLGCTGLIGFLLRFIGPLTIAPTISLIGLSLTVVVNDFSKSHWGVAFLSMCLILMFSLFLGRFKPPVPSFTRAKGCHISRYPIFQLAPVLLAIGLSWLFCHVLTITDVFPNNATSPGYLARTDAASRLEAIDNAPWFYFPYPFQFGMPTFSAAGYVGLLAATISSVIESIGDYFAAASVSDAPPPPPHAINRGIAIEGFGSIISALVGAGHATTSYSGNVGAIAVTKVASRRVFQTAGVLLVLCGLVGKFGAVITLIPEPIIGGLNAVLLGMVAAVGISTLQYTDLSSSRNLTILGLSLMLGLGIPQWIYANPDAIHTGSTELDQVISVLLGTATFVGGFVGCLLDNIVPGTLEERGVTKWRQKLVGTNDGPSHVDEMKLYDFPFVMKYFRRIACCAYVPFMPTFSKNLCTAKNSDDGHENVEKQPNNKPVETKVTEQRL, from the exons ATGACGGCCGAGGATCACCCAAGTCAGCAGCCCGGGAAGGCCCGGGGTAAAAACAAGAGGATTATATACGGGGTAGAGGCCACACCTTCTATACCATTATGGTTCGTCTTTGGACTACAG CAAACTGTGATGTGCATAACCGGCACACTGTCTATCCCTTTCCTCATCACTCGCCAGATCTGTGCCTCCCACTTGACTGATGTCACAGCCAGACTCCTCAGCGTGTCATTCTTCATGTGTGGTGTGGCCACTCTCTTGCAAGACACCATCGGTATAAG GCTGCCAATCATCCAGGGAGGGTCGCATACATTTATTCCGCCTATCGTCGCCATGATGTCGTTGAAGAAATGGGAATGCCCCGCAGATG atattgCTGCTGGAAACGAAACAATGGAAGCAGCATGGATGCCGCGAATACGAGAG ATTCAAGGGAACCTGATCCTGGCCTCACTGACTCAAGTCGTCCTAGGGTGTACAGGGCTTATCGGGTTCCTCCTCAGATTCATCGGACCCCTCACCATAGCACCGACTATCTCTCTCATCGGTCTTTCATTGACCGTTGTGGTCAACGACTTCAGCAAGTCACACTGGGGTGTGGCGTTTTT ATCCATGTGTTTGATTTTGATGTTCTCACTGTTCCTGGGTCGCTTCAAGCCACCCGTGCCTTCCTTCACGCGGGCTAAAGGCTGCCATATTTCAAGATACCCGATCTTTCAACTGGCTCCG GTATTGCTGGCTATTGGCCTGTCGTGGCTATTCTGTCACGTGCTCACCATCACTGATGTCTTTCCGAACAACGCCACGTCTCCAGGGTATCTTGCCCGCACGGACGCCGCTTCAAGACTGGAGGCCATCGACAATGCACCCTGGTTTTATTTCCCGTACCCAT TTCAGTTTGGAATGCCGACCTTCAGTGCTGCCGGGTACGTTGGTCTGCTTGCTGCCACCATCAGCTCAGTGATTGAATCTATTGGAGATTATTTTGCTGCAGCGAGTGTGTCGGACGCTCCACCTCCCCCGCCCCACGCTATAAACAGGGGGATAGCAATAGAGGGATTTGGGAGTATAATCTCTGCACTCGTGGGAGCGGGACACGCAACAACGTCATACAGTGGCAACGTTGGTGCCATTGCTGTAACAAAG GTGGCCAGTCGACGAGTATTCCAAACCGCCGGTGTTTTGCTGGTCCTCTGTGGTCTTGTTGGAAAATTTGGGGCAGTGATTACTCTCATACCGGAGCCAATCATCGGGGGTTTAAATGCTGTACTTCTCGGCATGGTAGCGGCTGTTGGAATCTCCACCCTCCAGTATACTGACCTTTCGTCCTCCCGAAATCTCACGATACTTGGTCTTTCATTAATGCTGGGGCTAGGCATCCCCCAGTGGATATACGCAAACCCGGACGCAATACATACAG GTTCTACGGAACTGGATCAGGTCATCAGCGTTCTTCTCGGCACCGCCACGTTTGTTGGTGGATTCGTTGGATGTTTGCTTGACAACATTGTGCCAG gaacCCTGGAAGAACGGGGGGTGACTAAATGGCGACAGAAGCTCGTTGGAACAAACGATGGACCGTCACATGTGGATGAGATGAAACTGTACGACTTTCCGtttgtcatgaaatattttagaCGTATAGCCTGCTGTGCATACGTACCATTTATGCCGACTTTTAGCAAGAACCTTTGCACCGCGAAAAACAGTGACGATGGGCATGAAAACGTTGAGAAACAGCCAAATAACAAACCTGTCGAAACGAAGGTTACTGAGCAGCGCCTTTGA